AGACAATTCGTAAATTCCAGACGATCGAGTAAACAACGGTCCCCGAAACCTTCGGGATCAAACGTGACTCGAACGTTCTCCGGAAAAATTTCCTGGGAATTTTTTAAAGAATCCAGAATCAGCACATTAGGATCGGTAGGTTCTTGGTGAAGAGATTGTTTTCTTGAAAAGTTTAGAAGTTTCTTATTTACTTCTGCGGCCCTCATCACCGCGTTTTGTGCGGACCGAATTCGGTTGATGATCTCCGGTTGTTCCTTACATTGCATTTCCAAAAGATCCAAATTGGCGATGATGATATTAAGAATATTATTAAAATCGTGCGCGATTCCGCCGCCGAACTGTGCGATCGTCTCCATTCTCAAAGCGCGAGCGGCTTCTTCCGAAAATCTTTTGATCGGAGATGATGTTTGTGTTTGATTTAGAATCTGAACGTTTAAAAACTCTTTGGAAAGAGCGCGTGCCGAAAAATTTCTTTTTTCTAGGAAACCTGCAAACCCGGATTCCATTGCGAGGGTTTCGATTTCGTCTCTGGAAAGTCCGGAAACCAAAATCGCCGGGACCGGACCGACCAGGGAACGAATGTCGCTTAACAAATCGATTCCATTCTGAGATCCCAAAAACTGATCGAGCACATAGATTTGATTTTTAGAAGGAACACCGGACCGAAGAGCCGTAAGCGCGCTCTCACCGTCCTTGTAATGAGTGACTACGTATTTTGGAAACGGAATATCGTTTAGATATTCTTTAAATAGAATCGCGTCTTCCTCGTCGTCATCGACCAGAAAGATCGCAACCTCGTCCGGAATCCGATCAGGCATTGGGAAGCTCCACGATCTCCAACCAGTATTCTCCGAGGGTCCGAATCGTTTCCATAAATGCTCCGAAGTCCACAGGCTTTCGTATAAACGAATTCGCTCCGAGATCGTATGTCTCCAACATATCTTCTTCCTCTCTGGAAGTAGTAAGAACGATCACTGGAATTTTTTTAAATTTGGGATTCGATTTGATCGTTTTTAGAACTTCCCTTCCGTCCATTTTCGGCATATTGAGATCGAGAAGAATAAACCCGGGACGGGGATACTTTCGAATATCAGAATATTCTCCTTCGTTCTTTAAAAAATCGAAAAGCTCTTCTCCGTCTTTTACGAAGTGAAGCGGGTTGATCAGATTGTTTTCGCGAAATCCATCGGTCATAAGAAGCCGATCATCGGGATCGTCTTCCGCGACAAGGATGTGAATGGAACTATGTTTTTTTGTTTCCGATTTCATACGATCTATTCCGTATTCAGAACGCCGGGAAGATCCACATAAAAAGTGGAACCTTCTCCGAGTTTACTCTGAGCGTGAATCCTTCCCCCGTGAAGTTCTATAATCTTCTTACAAACCGCGAGTCCGATCCCATTACCTTCAAAATCTTCGCGACCGTGAAGCCTCTGAAAGAGCGTAAAGATCTTCTCTTCGTGTTTTTTGTCAAAACCGATTCCGTTATCAAAAAAAGTAATTTGAATCCAATTCCGCTCCATGGGATGGGGAACACACTGAATGATCACTTCCGGGATTTTGCTCTTATTGAACTTCAAGCCGTTTTTGATCAAGTTTTGAAACACCATTCCGATCTGAGCGGGATCGCACCACGCAAAGCCTACGTTTGACTCGATCACCTTCGCATTTTTTTCTTTGATATAAATTTCCAAATCTCCTACGGAATCCTTGAGGATCTTTGTCAAATCCGTATATTGAAAAGGTTTGGCCTTGCTCTTGATTCTGGAATAAGAAAGAAGACCTTCAATCAGATTGGAAAGTCTGTGCGCGGAAGAAGCCATTCTCTGAAGATAATCCACGGACTCAGGATCTAAGTTTGAATTCTTCTTCAACAAACGATCCCCGAAAGCCATGATTTTACGAAGCGGTTCCTGGAGATCGTGAGAGGCGATAAACGCAAAGTCTTCCAGATCCGCGTTGGAACGTTTCAACTCCTTTGTAAGAGTTTCGAGTTGAACCTGAGTCCTCTGTATTTCCGTAATGTCTTTTCCCGTTGTGTATATAAGTCCGTGTTCCTTTGAGAAGGTGACCTTCCAAAGAATACTCTTTACCTGACCCTCTTTTGTAACGTATCGAACCGATTCGGAAATGTTCTGTTTATTTTTACGAAATTCTTCTCGGATCTTCAGCATCTTTTCCCGGTCGTCAGGAAATACGAGTTCTGACAAATCCGTAGA
This is a stretch of genomic DNA from Leptospira tipperaryensis. It encodes these proteins:
- a CDS encoding hybrid sensor histidine kinase/response regulator, producing MPDRIPDEVAIFLVDDDEEDAILFKEYLNDIPFPKYVVTHYKDGESALTALRSGVPSKNQIYVLDQFLGSQNGIDLLSDIRSLVGPVPAILVSGLSRDEIETLAMESGFAGFLEKRNFSARALSKEFLNVQILNQTQTSSPIKRFSEEAARALRMETIAQFGGGIAHDFNNILNIIIANLDLLEMQCKEQPEIINRIRSAQNAVMRAAEVNKKLLNFSRKQSLHQEPTDPNVLILDSLKNSQEIFPENVRVTFDPEGFGDRCLLDRLEFTNCLGQLLQNAMEALETTGGEILVETVRIVSNFQKGIPGLEDGNYFLLKITDTGVGIQPEDQEKIFEPFYSTKPKGKNSGLGLSMVYGFVKRSKGHIFFQSNPGMGTEFYLYFPIVELKPEPPLSENSKKPTREIFYFYTEGPFADWISYYLRSLGYAVHKVSDLKDLGLDPRILEKESCLISETWQNRFLEWKEFAIRAARSNSMIEIYYFSTSEISEVFQKSFAFHWPISRKSLENHFAKL
- a CDS encoding response regulator, translating into MKSETKKHSSIHILVAEDDPDDRLLMTDGFRENNLINPLHFVKDGEELFDFLKNEGEYSDIRKYPRPGFILLDLNMPKMDGREVLKTIKSNPKFKKIPVIVLTTSREEEDMLETYDLGANSFIRKPVDFGAFMETIRTLGEYWLEIVELPNA